One window from the genome of Microcebus murinus isolate Inina chromosome X, M.murinus_Inina_mat1.0, whole genome shotgun sequence encodes:
- the LOC142865946 gene encoding centromere protein V-like protein 3: MGRVRNPATASRRRRKRPGDPPAACTAITAMGASRARCPRVQVGVGSHAAGRARAAAKRWRGRSRRKRWWRRVREAGLRDLQPSAPPENPLAPAASPQELDLGAQRERWETFRKLRGLSCEDAAKVLLDTFEYPGLVYHTGGCHCGAVRFAAWAPADLRVLDCSCRLCKKKQHRHFLVPAARFTLLQGAESMLTYRSNTHPALHSFCRRCGVQSFHAAVSDPRVYGVAPHCLDAGTVRSVVVEEVDGGEQEEEATKERKTTQNASTEAAPASLLEKGQ, from the coding sequence ATGGGCAGAGTGAGGAACCCAGCGACTGCTTCGAGGCGGAGGCGAAAGCGGCCCGGGGATCCTCCCGCCGCCTGCACAGCCATAACGGCCATGGGCGCCAGCCGCGCGCGGTGTCCCCGTGTCCAAGTCGGGGTCGGGAGCCACGCGGCCGggagggcgcgggcggcggccAAGAGGTGGCGGGGGAGGTCGCGGCGGAAGCGCTGGTGGCGGCGGGTCCGGGAGGCTGGCCTCAGAGATCTGCAGCCCTCCGCGCCACCCGAGAACCCGCTGGCGCCCGCCGCGTCCCCCCAGGAGCTGGACCTGGGCGCGCAGCGCGAGCGCTGGGAGACGTTCAGGAAGCTGCGGGGCCTCAGCTGCGAGGACGCCGCCAAGGTCCTGCTTGACACCTTCGAGTACCCGGGCCTGGTGTATCACACCGGGGGCTGCCACTGCGGCGCGGTCCGCTTTGCGGCCTGGGCCCCCGCAGACCTGCGCGTGCTGGACTGCAGCTGCAGGCTGTGCAAGAAGAAGCAGCACCGCCACTTCCTGGTCCCGGCCGCGCGCTTCACGCTCCTCCAGGGCGCGGAGAGCATGCTCACCTACCGATCCAACACGCACCCGGCGCTGCACAGCTTCTGCCGCAGGTGCGGGGTGCAGAGTTTCCACGCAGCTGTCTCTGACCCCCGGGTGTACGGCGTTGCCCCGCACTGCCTGGACGCGGGCACCGTGCGCAGCGTGGTCGTCGAGGAGGTCGACGGtggagagcaggaggaggaggccacCAAGGAGCGCAAGACCACGCAGAACGCGTCCACCGAGGCAGCCCCTGCCTCTCTTTTGGAAAAGGGGCAGTGA